The Cohnella abietis genome has a segment encoding these proteins:
- a CDS encoding ATP-binding protein yields MNNRRKRRSLTSEMVLWIGLLVVLPVLALMIYFYTSITSALRDTAYEKELQTNHTAKKSIEALGETILGVTITNGYWEDNRQALLAEDREWLERNIADMPRVVPDIDFVAEADLQGRILVQAGDIELFMDEVKVPHLMEKFETVKSFSGILDTAKGLAIVAVSQVTGDRGQNGAVGLLITGHFLNQENMTRLQDTLQTDIALLLSSGQFLSSTDELRAEDIHRFLAGHKVGESLQIVGREDVSLTKSAEDLIDISGRIIGVIYTESQSTAAMKTVNALERLGIYSLVVMVLLLVLVTYLLRRRIMLPLRHLTLMLEQVAAGHRVDDIPKHVEQADMELLQAIGRIGSLNQDLEKTVQKRTAAIQNLLNYAQQGFFTVHADLIVGEEYSLQCWRIFGKDIARMDLPLLLYPDNEQERKLLREIFEECFLHKNDLKRELIISLLPEELIIGELTVSAEYKVIEDSSGKAEEVMIILTDITEKMKIEHQMIQDRLVQQMVVQVVTHLEETNQILDEYKLFCEMWIVDNMNSNQPLDQRLLSVYKRVHTFKGSFSLLQFPNIVPRLHELESQLHERINDVENSTGEQSLQFLRSLQLHTWVEDDLKALTDILGEEMLFQQHKRVQNVTMPRKDWMMLEKKLTEALAEPQHLSLLAELREVRSKSFRELTAHYTDYLGIASERAGIHVYPMRVIGDEVTVDAHRFLLFSQSLIHVFRNIIVHAIEPPEERLELGKDERGTVTLAMEQVNNDFIVKVTDDGRGIDANKLRQRLVAKGLGEEQELLRLSDEEIFSYIFRDELTTTESVSELSGRGVGLSAVKDEVDRLGGTVEVNSLPGQGTTFTFKMPLEEDRE; encoded by the coding sequence ATGAACAACAGACGTAAACGGCGTTCCCTCACATCAGAGATGGTGTTATGGATTGGGCTGCTGGTCGTATTACCTGTGCTCGCCTTGATGATCTATTTTTATACATCGATTACATCAGCCTTAAGAGACACAGCTTACGAGAAGGAGCTTCAGACCAACCATACAGCCAAGAAGTCTATCGAAGCATTAGGTGAAACTATACTTGGGGTTACCATAACGAATGGGTACTGGGAAGATAACCGGCAAGCACTACTCGCAGAGGATAGGGAGTGGCTTGAACGGAATATCGCGGATATGCCAAGAGTCGTTCCTGACATTGACTTTGTAGCCGAAGCAGATTTACAGGGACGTATTCTCGTACAAGCAGGAGATATTGAACTCTTCATGGATGAGGTTAAGGTTCCCCATCTGATGGAAAAATTCGAGACAGTGAAATCATTCTCTGGCATATTGGATACCGCTAAAGGGCTTGCTATAGTCGCAGTCTCACAGGTGACGGGCGATAGAGGACAGAATGGGGCAGTGGGGCTACTCATTACAGGACATTTTCTAAATCAAGAGAACATGACTCGCTTGCAGGATACGCTGCAAACCGATATTGCGTTGTTGCTGAGCTCGGGACAGTTTCTATCCTCGACAGATGAATTACGAGCCGAGGATATTCATCGGTTTCTTGCAGGACATAAGGTAGGGGAATCACTCCAGATTGTTGGGCGCGAGGATGTCAGTCTGACGAAGTCGGCTGAGGATCTTATAGACATATCCGGTCGAATCATTGGGGTTATTTATACAGAAAGTCAATCAACTGCTGCTATGAAGACAGTAAATGCGCTAGAAAGGCTGGGCATCTACTCTCTAGTTGTTATGGTGCTCTTACTCGTACTGGTCACCTATTTGCTAAGACGTAGAATTATGCTGCCCCTTAGACATCTGACACTCATGCTGGAGCAAGTAGCTGCTGGTCATCGGGTGGATGATATTCCAAAGCATGTTGAGCAGGCTGATATGGAATTGCTGCAAGCGATTGGACGAATCGGCTCCTTAAACCAAGATTTGGAGAAGACGGTTCAGAAGAGGACAGCCGCCATACAAAACCTATTGAACTATGCTCAGCAAGGTTTCTTTACAGTACATGCCGATTTAATAGTAGGCGAGGAATATAGTCTGCAATGCTGGCGAATATTCGGGAAGGACATTGCGAGAATGGATCTGCCTTTGCTCCTTTATCCTGACAATGAGCAGGAGAGGAAGCTGCTTAGGGAAATTTTTGAAGAGTGCTTCTTACATAAGAATGATCTTAAGCGAGAGCTTATCATATCGTTATTACCAGAAGAGCTGATTATCGGGGAACTGACGGTAAGCGCGGAATATAAGGTGATTGAAGATAGCTCTGGTAAAGCAGAGGAAGTAATGATTATTCTGACGGATATAACGGAGAAAATGAAGATCGAGCACCAGATGATTCAGGATCGGCTTGTCCAGCAGATGGTCGTTCAGGTGGTTACTCATCTGGAGGAAACGAATCAAATATTGGATGAGTATAAGCTTTTTTGTGAAATGTGGATTGTGGACAATATGAATAGCAATCAACCACTCGATCAAAGACTTCTATCCGTCTATAAACGTGTGCATACCTTTAAGGGAAGCTTCTCTCTACTTCAATTCCCGAATATTGTACCTCGCTTGCACGAGCTGGAGTCTCAGCTTCATGAGAGAATCAACGACGTGGAGAATAGCACTGGGGAGCAAAGCCTACAATTTCTTCGTTCCCTTCAGCTTCATACCTGGGTGGAAGACGATCTCAAGGCACTCACCGATATCCTTGGAGAAGAAATGCTATTCCAGCAGCATAAGCGAGTCCAGAATGTAACGATGCCACGCAAGGATTGGATGATGCTTGAGAAGAAGCTTACTGAAGCCTTGGCGGAGCCTCAGCATCTGAGCTTGCTCGCCGAGCTTCGGGAAGTCAGAAGCAAGTCTTTCCGTGAGCTGACTGCACATTATACAGATTATCTAGGTATCGCTTCCGAACGTGCGGGGATCCATGTGTACCCGATGAGGGTAATCGGAGATGAAGTTACCGTCGATGCACATCGGTTTCTTTTATTCTCACAATCTTTAATCCATGTTTTTCGTAATATTATCGTTCATGCCATTGAGCCGCCAGAGGAACGGTTGGAGCTTGGGAAAGATGAAAGAGGAACCGTAACCCTAGCGATGGAGCAAGTAAATAACGATTTTATCGTTAAGGTAACAGATGATGGCAGAGGCATTGATGCGAATAAACTTCGTCAACGACTAGTGGCCAAAGGGCTTGGCGAGGAGCAGGAGCTACTCAGATTGTCGGACGAAGAGATTTTCTCTTATATTTTCCGGGATGAGCTTACGACTACTGAGTCTGTGTCTGAATTGTC